DNA sequence from the Urocitellus parryii isolate mUroPar1 chromosome 12, mUroPar1.hap1, whole genome shotgun sequence genome:
GACTGCAGGGCAGAGCCTGGTGGGGAGTGGGATGGGGGACTGGGCCTCCTGGGAGGTCCCTCCTGGTCCCACTTCACCCCACCTTGTTGTTGGGGTCCTGCTGGCCCTGGCAGCCTAGAGAAGGGGCAGCTGTTGTGTGCAGAGAGCCAGGTCTGCCTGGCACCTAGTGCCTGTGGAGGTGGCCCGATCCAGAACCCAGCCTTCCAAAGGGGTCACCAGGCATGGCTGGCCAGCAGGAGCAGCACCCCAATGGGCAGTAAGGACCTGAGGCCAGGTGCCACTGACTAGTAGGCTCTTTTGTGAGACTGCCACAGCCCCATCCAGGCTCTAAGGCTCGGAGAATGAAACATGCTCCCAAGGGCTGTCACCCTTGTGCAGTGAACAGCCTGCCCGACTGTATGCAGCAGCACCCTCTTAGACAACAGCTAGTGTAGGGAAGGTGGAGAAATAGGACTCTGCCTTCTGGTGCCGGTGCTGCTGCCTGGATCCCGAGGCGCTGGTCTGAACCCAGTGGGAAGCACGCCCCCTGAGGACCACAGTTGTCCCTGGTGTGTGTGCGCGGGGAAGTTTTCTGTCCATCCTTCCTGCTCTGGTCCCACCCCCTGATGCAGATGAGGACACCGAGGCCCATGGCTGGCCGTTTGCCCAGGGTCTCCCAGGAAGTAGGGGCTTCTTACACCATGAGGAAGCGGGCTCCGGCCTCGTCCTTGGCTTCCGATTGGCTGGGGTCCTCTCTGGCAGACAGTCCCCAGATGCCCAGGCTGAGGCCCAGCAGGTTACAGGCCACCACGAGCAGGACCGCAGAGCACAGCACGCAGCCCACTGTCCACCTGTCACAGAGGGGTTGGAGCTCTGGAGGGGCTGGTGCGGGACCCAAGGCTAGAGTGTAGAGGAGCGGGTGTGGACGCTTCCCGAAGCCCTGCTACTCAGGTCCCGGCACACAGCGGGGTAGAGACGAATCAGGGGTCCTGACTTAAAACAGGCAGAGGTGCAGGGCAGTCAGGGGTGGCGGGGGCTAGAGGTGGGGCTCCAGCCACAGAGAGGCCGGACACCCACCCTGCGtggccccagggccctgggtACCTGTAGGTCTCGTATCTCTGCGCCTCCTGCAGGTAGGGACGGCTGTTTTCTTCCAACTCCTCCAGGGCCCGGCTCCAGCGGGGAGCTGCTTCCAATTCGGGGAACGCTTCAGCCAGTGTCCCCATGCCTTCTGGCTTCTGGGCCACCGCCTCCTTCAGATCTGCCCGAAGCCACAGGTCTCAGGGGATGCAGAGGgcacccaggggccagggaagaaCCCCTGGGACCTACCGAGGGCCCGCCAGGGAGGACAGCCCTGGTCACCACTGCCCCACTCCTCTCCCCTGGAAGAGCCTGGCTCCCAGGGGCTCACCTTTGATCACCAGCTCCATCTGCATGGCCACCAGGAACGGGAGGCTGTTGAAGGTAGTGTTCTCCTGCAGGAACCAGGGGGGTTGTGCCTCCGACCCTCCAGCTGGTGTCCCAGCTTGGGGGTCCCAAGCCACCAGGCCTCAGAGGGCGGGCATCCCTCCTGGCTGCTCTCTGCTCGGGTCACAGTCCCTTGGTTCTCTTGGTCTCTGCTTTCGTCTTGCAAAGCCCAGTCTGAGACCCTGTCCTTCCACTCCCAGTCCCTTCCCAGACAACAGGTCACCTCAGCTATCCCCTCCTGTCCCGTCCATCCTGCACAGGACTGCCAGCCCTGTCTCCAGAAGTTCAGCTCCCATCTGCCATTCCACCTCAGCTCCCACTTCCTTCTTCCCAGAACCTCCCGCTCCAGCCACCTGTATGGCTGACTCACTGTTTCCCCAACTCCAGGTTCTAGGTCACAGGTGCTGACTCACCGGCACCCTCCCCCAGGGCGGTCTCCACCCAGGAGAGCCCGCCTGCCTGGCAGAGCTCAGCCAGGGGCTCGCTCACTgacccccagcccaccccaccccaggcctgcctCCGCCAAGGACCGGCGTCATGAGCCCCCAGCCCAAGGTGACGGGTGTGGCCTCAAGTCTTAGGTTCCACTGGATTCCCACTTCAAAACAGGTAAACTGAGGTCCCCGTTTGTGAGTGCCCAGGCAGGAAGAGGAGTCAGGGGGCCCAAGTGGGCGCTCACCTCCTGGACCATGTTGGAGAAGTTGGCCTCGGGGACACCCTTCAGGCGATGCAAGACATTGTCCACAGGGGGCACCTGCAAAGGGGCGAGATGTCTAGGGAACAGCAGGAGGAAGGGGTGGGTGCCTTTCTGAGCCCTCAGGTGTCAAGTGGGGACTGCTTCAGCCCAGCTGCCAGAGCCAGTGTGCGTGAAGTCCAAGGCACCACGTGTGTCCTGGGGAGAGCTCTGACTCGCTGCCAAGGTGAAGGTCATTGGCCTTGGGCTCTAGTGCTCAGGAGGGGAAGGAGCAGCCTGGGAGGGGACCAGGGCAGTGGGCCTCAGGAAACCCCAGGCCATGAGGATGCTGGAGGGTCCCTTCAGAGAGCCAAGCCTCTGCCCCTGGCCTGCACCTGGGTGAAGTCAGCGGCCAGCTCCAGGGCTCGGGCCCGGTCCTGGGTGTCTGTGCAGTCCTTCCTGCACCCAGGCTGCTGCAGCAGGGTGAGCAGGCGGTCTCGGTGCTTCTCAAGAGCCAGCACCAGCTGCTGCTGTCCCTCCTGCAGCTCCACCAAGGTGCTGTTCAGGGCCCGGAGCCGGTCCATGGAGACCTGCAGGGCTGAGACCCGCACCTGGCCTGAGCTGACGCCACAGCTCCTGGCCTCCACAGCAGCTCTGCAAGAGGAAGGACAGTCCTCCCCTCTAGCCAAAGGGACCTGTGGTCATTGACCTGTCAGGTCACAGTGGAAACTGCCCCAGGGCCCGTTAAACCAGGAAGTGGGCAGAGATGCCCGAGGACACGGGGATCTGGGATGATGGGATGGGGACATCACGGGTGGGGTAGGCAGCTGGAAATCCAGGGCCGGGTGAGGGTGGTCCAGCCCAGGTGGTCATCTGCTGGGCCCCACCCCATGCAAGACACTGGCCCAGCTCACCTTGACCCAGGCTGTGTACTGAGGCCAGTACCGAGTACATGGTGCTCCTGAGCTGGCTGTGAATGGTGGGGCCGATGCTCTCACCAATCCCTGGGGAACACAGGGCATGGGGCATTCTCAGAGCTGGCCCCCAGGAGCTGAGGGtgaccctacccccaccccaatcctgctccccaggtcccagccctggctctgcagGGTGCTGCTGGCTTCTCCACCCCACAGCAGGGGGCCTGCTGTGCTGGGAAGCCAGCTGGGCCATCCCGCTGTGACACGGTGTACCAGGAGAAGGCCAAGATTAGGGCCCTGGGGCCAGCTGACGCCACTCTCACCGTCCAGCTCCTTCAAGACTTGCTCCTGGGGCACAGAGAACTGCTTAGCCACGGTCTCGAGCTCCTAGACAAACACAAGGCTGTAAGCCACCTTTCCTGTCCCTTGGCAGCCCCTTCTCTCCTGGGGACAGCACCGGGGCAGTTACTCATGTCAGCGACTCCCCAGCAGGGGGTGGCCACGTGTGCCGAGGAAGGGCACCTTTTCCCCTTTGCAGGCTATGAACACAGGGCCCCCcctctgctctgtcctgcctGGGCCTGGTGCTCAGGAGGCACCTGGGGACAGGGGCATGACTTGGTGCTCACCCCGGGAACATCGGAGACCAGGCCCCGGAGGCTGCGCAGTGTCTCGGGCACAGCTTCAACACTGGGTCCCATCTGCTCATGTGTGCGTTGGTTGGTGACAAAAGCACAGACCACACCAGCCCTGTGGGAGGAAGGCGAGGAGGAAAGGTTGGCGGGGCGTCCTGGGGTCTGGGCCACGGCCGGCCCTCCCTCCCGCCCAGCCAGGGCCGCTCCTCACAGCAGTATGATGGTGGTCAGCAGCAGGAAGGCCATGAGTGTGCCACGCTCACAGGCCATGGCCTTGTGCTCAGTTTTCACGCGGCCACCACAGCGCCGGCGACAGCGGCAACAGCAGAAGCAGAGGCCGGTCGTGGGCACTGCCACGAGGTAGAGGCCCGCGGTCACTGCGCACACCACGTAGCCCGCCTCGTACCGCACCACCTGGCAGGGCGGCAACGCGTCAGGCGGTCCCGACCCCTCTCCCAGCCTGGCTTCCCCCGATGCAGAGGGAAGCGAGGGTGGAGGGCGTGCCTCTCTTCTTGGTGGTCAATGCAAGGAGGACACGGTGTCCTTCCCGGCTACCAtcttacagaggagaaaactgaagttcagggAGGTTCTGTCTCGCAGAGCTGCGGCTAGAACCCAGGCCTGCCACTGCAGGAGCCCTGGAGAGGGGGAGGGATGACCGAGACCCCACCTTGGCCAGCACCGGGCAGAGGGGACTGAGCTGCCACACGACCCCTCCTGCTCAGCCCCAGGCCCCACTCCAGCAGGTCCGCCTCGGTTCTCACCTCATCCACCTTCAAGGAGGACGGCTCGTTGAGCAGGGCCTTTACCAACTCTGTGGGGAAAGAGCCAAGCTGAAAGTTCGGGGACAGCCACTGCCCTGGCCCTGCGTCACCCCTCCCCACTGCCAGGCCCAGTGGGATCTTTGAGGCCATCCTGCTGGGCCTCAGCGCTGCCCCAGGGGAGTCCCTCCAGGCAGGTTCTGGACCTGGAGGGGCCTGGCCTAGCAGCCCTCCCCTCCAggtcccaccccacccctggccctCTCAACCCCAGGTGCCCCCAGACTCAGAGAATGTGCCAGGCTAATGTCATGTGCTTCTAACTCAAGGTCCTCCAGTTAGAGGAGAAACAGGCTTGGAGAGGGAAAGGggctggcccaaggtcacaccaGAAGGTTCTGGAACTTTTTCCTAGGGTaccccgcacccccccccccaggacttCTGGGAGGAAGAAAGCTGACGGGATGCTGGGgaccctgccctcccctccatgTGCCCATGGACAGGGAGGCTGCGGGGGACCAGCGGCCAGAGGTgcgccaggggaggggaggggaggagcgcACTCACCCGAAGGGAACGGGTTGAGCTGCACCACGGACAGGAAGCGGCGCACCATGCCGTAAAGGGGGTCCAGGGGCCCCGGCGCCCTGACTCGGGGGGCCAGCCAACGGGTCCTGGCCGCTGGGGAGAATGCCAGGCGCTCCGAGGGGCCGAGCGAGGTGCAGTCCGTGGCCGCCCGGGGCGGAAGACTCAGcgccagccccaggcccagccccagcaggGGCGCCAGGAGGCCTAGCGCGCGCATCGTGGGGTCGGGCAGGCGGGCAGCGGGGTAGGCAGGTCCGTCTCAAGCGGCGGAGTGTGCAGGCGACCCCGGGGCAGGCTGTGCATCCTTCGGCAGCCttgctccctctgtccctgcagcTCTCAAACCGGCCCGACAGGTTTGGGCTCCGGAGCAACCTGGGCACCCGGAGCGTAGGACGGCAGGGGCGGAGGCCGGGGGTAGGGGGCAGGGCCTGAGCCTGACGCCTTGGGCGGTGGGAGGGAAACCTGGGTTCCCCTCCCTCCTCAGATGCTAGGCCAGGGTTCCGTGGGAGCAGGTTCAGGCGGCAGGTGGGTGCCTCTGGACTCTCTGGGGTGGCCCAATTTCAATCTGGTAAAACACAGCCACCCAGTGCAGCCTGCCCCAGGGGGTCACAAGACCAGGCGCACAGGCCAGGGAACCGGCTCACTTTCCCTGATTCCCCTGGGGCCTGCTCTGTCCGCAGGGGTCATGCCCAGACATCACTGCCAGGCCAACCTGGAACAGAGGGGCACCTGACAGGCAGGGTAGtccctgagtgtgtgtgtgtgtgggggggcaaaCCTAGTAAGGGTGTGCCCTCTGCCCAGCCTTGCCCCACCCAGTCACAGAAAGAACTGATCCGGGAGATGCCCAGGGATGTGTCTCCACAGGTCTCCGTTTTGTACACGGCTTATGCCTGGTGCCCACAAAGTTGCCGGTGGCTGATCAGGTCCTGGGGAAATCTTGCTGAATGGATGGAGGATGTCCTGGTGGCAATGTTCACACCAGAATCAGTCCCAAAGGCCACCCTGAGGAGCTGACAAGAGGAGCATCTCCCACGACACACTGGGCACTCTTCAGAGTCAATCACGTGCAGATGTCCCTGTTGACACGAAACTCGAAGCGTTAATACATAACAAATAGCAGGTTCCGGAACAGGACAGGGCACGGGGCCACAGAACATGATCGTCTCTGGGAGAATCACGAGCGAGTCTTGCTCATCCGTGTGTCCTCATTTCTGTGCACTGAATGCATGTGACTTGTGTTTAGAGAAGTAATAGGGGTTTGTGAGGTTTCATGCAAGTCCCCCCCTGTCAGGAGCCCTGGGGGGAGGGGATGGCTTGGTGGTTTGGGTGAACTTGGGACCCCCAACCCCCAAGTTCAGTCCAGGGCAGTAGCTCAGTACTGTTCAATGAGGTGGGTAAGAGGCATGGGGACTGGGGACCGCCCTTGATGGAGCTAGTGACGAAGAGGGGACTTAAGTTTGGTGTAGGGCTGGGCCGGCTTTGAGTTCTGGAGCCTTGCTGTTGCTTCCCATCGCAGTTTTCTCAGAGCTGGGGAACAAGGGTGACCAGGCATGGAGTCCACTTAATAACGGGGTGCAGATGGGAAATGGGACCTCATCAAAGGGTGATTCAGAGATGAGGATCAGCTCTGGGGTCACACACTGGGGTGCCCTGGCACCTGGTGGAGTGGGAgcaggctgtgggctggggaggTTCCTGTCCCGACTCTTCCCCTGCAGACCTCACCCTGGTGGGTAGAGGGAGGCCCTAGCCACCTTGCCCCTGCCCCGCAGCCTTCTCCCAAGACTCACAGCATCTGTGCTAGGGGCTCCTGCCTCGCGGAGGCTGCCCGGCCTCTCCAGGGCCGGTCTGCTCCTCCTGACTCCCTCCCGCTCCAGTTCAATCAGTTAGAAAGAATGTCTCCCTGGCGATCACTTTCTAACTTTAGCCCCGTCACCAGCAGGATGGAAATAGCTCCTGCCCGGCTCGATATAATCCACCTATGGGGAAATTAGTAACTGCCATTGAGGCTCTCTGTACTTTCTGCACACTCGTGGCCCAGAAGACCAAAATCGGGGGGAGGACCAAAATCCTCAAGGACCTGGGAAATAAGCAGATCCTCACTATTTACCGTCTCcccttattattataattaaccCTGTCACCGGCTGTTGCTACTGTTTTTCATAGAATGTCTCTAATTGTACTTGGAAGGTAAGATTGCCCAAAGAAGAATCACAATCACACCAAGCCTCTTCCCCGGCCTGGGGGCACTAAGGTTGATGAAGACACCAAATTCACCTGTTTGACAGGTGGAGAAATTGAGGCCTGGATAAAGAGGTTTTCCTGAGTCAGGGGCCAGGCCAGGAGTCAACGCCCTAGGTCTCCTTCTTGAGCTGGATCCTGATGGAACAACCCATCATCAGATTCACTGGTCAGCCCCGCCTCCTCCATCCGCAGCCTGGGAGAGCAGGTGGGCTCAGGCCCAACGATGGTGAGGCTGCTATAATTGAATGTTACATTAGCCTGAAGTTGAACAAAGACCATCCAACAAAAGCCTATCTTATAACAGTGTTGGAAGTTTCCAGCAATTTCTTGGAATCTATACCACGGTGTCCTAGGTATACTTGCACATCGCCGTGAAATTGGAAAACCATTAAGTCCATTAAGTCTGGCCACTGTAAGTACGAGACCATCTGCACAGAGATATTTTATCCTGGTTGGAGAATGGAGAAGTGCATGTAGGTCAAGAATAGATAGGAAAGTCCCCAAACGAAAGTTCTGTGCATGCTGGGTGAGCTGGGTGAGGAACGGGTGGCCTCGGGTGGGATGGAAAGGGAAAAGACTCTTCAGTGAGTGGCCTGTCCCTGGGAATGTCCTCCTGAGCTCACCAAGCAGTAAGGATGGGGCGAGGCCCAAAGAGAGGCCACATCCAGCCCGTGAGGTTTCCAGCAAAGTGCTGAGAGTTCCTGTGCCAACCACTGCAGGCCCCAAGAGGCTCCGCCGGGCTGCTGGGTGTGGTTCAGGGTGTGGTCCAGGGACCTCAGGCAGCAGAGAAGTGGTCGGAGTTGGGAGGCAGGACCTAGGCAGACAGAGATGACTGTGCTCTGGTTCCCTGGGGCAGCCTGAGCTTCTCGAAGCAGCAGCCTAGCACCAACTAGAGAGATCCTCCAGAAAGACTTGCTGTAGGAAGCTTCAGGTCTCACAGCCCAGCCTACTGGGTGGGCCCTGCACCCTCTGTGTAGCCTGGCGAGTCCCTAGGGACCAGATAGTCTCCATGTCCACAAGACTTGCTTGTCTCTGTGTCGAACGGGAGGACAGCATTTTCTGGCCAGAGCCAGGTAACCTGGTTTGCAGAACCTCAAACTTCCCAGAAGCATTGTGGGGACTCCCTCCGGGAATCTGACTTAGACAGATAATGGACACCTGTTGAAGATGAGTCATGTCATCGGTGCTCTTCTAATATCGTCTCAGTTCCATTTCAGTTGGTGTAATGAATTACCTGaggctggataatttataaagaaaagaagtttatttaggtcCAAGAGCATGGTACCGGCTTCTCACGGTGGATGAAGCCACAATGGTGGGCGTGTGTGCGTAAGGGATTGTATGTCGAGACAAGAAGCCAGAGAGCGGGAGGGGGCTGGTCTTGCTCCTTTATAACAACATGCCCTCAACTAACTTCCTCCACCAGACCAGCATTAAacgcttccgagggccatgtccCCAACGACCTAGTCACTTTCCACTAGTCACCTCTTAACCCTTCTTCCCCTATGACATCACCATGCTGGGCACCAAGCGCCCATGAACCCCTAGGGTTCACTCAAGCCTTCCAAACCAGAGCCGCGTCTCTGACCCAGTCTCTTCCCCTGCTGTTAGGGCCAGGAAAGTGGTTGGTGGCCCCCTTTTGAGGTGGGGCTCATGGCAGCAGGCACCTCCCAGGCCCTTGAGCTCTGTGTGACCCTGACACCCTGGTGCCCAGGAGCTCCCCACCAAGTGTCAGAAAGACAGCTCTTACCAGGCGGCCAGGAGGAAGTAGTCCACTCCCGAGTCTTGGCGTGTCCTGGAGGACATAGGACGTGGCAACAGTGGCTGGGGGGGGGCTAGGCCTGAAGGCGGCCCATCCAGCCTTAGGAGACTGGGCGAGCAGGGCAGCGGGCTGGCCAGGCGAGATCTGGAGTCTGGCGGAAGCTTCTGGTGGCGCCACCTGCTCTGGGTTGGAGCCCGTTTCTGCTCAGCACCCAGGAATCATCTCATCAGAACGGCCAACTACATGGAACCGGGTGGAAGGGCGCGAGGTCCTGTGGCAGAAAGAATCCTGACCGACCAGAAGGCTGGGCCCAGACCACAACTGGGGCAGGTGGCCCCAGAAGGTGGCAGCCAGTTCAGGGACTGCGGGTTCATAACCGCTCGTGGAAGCAAAGAGACTGTCACGGGTGAGCCGACCACAGGTGACGCCAGTCACTAGTGCAGACCCCTAAGGCGCTTGGTAATGCCAGGCGGCCGAGAGGTGGGAGGTCTGGTGGCAGACCCTGCCCTGCTGACCACAGTGGGCTCTCTCCAGAGAAGCCTCGGCcagctggggcagggcagggggcctCCAGGCAGGACCAAGGGTGCCCGGCCTTGAGGGGccacccagggccagcaggggaaCAGGTAGGTGGGGGAAACAGCCGACGTGATCTGGTCTCCCACACTAGAGGGAGCCGGGAGACTTGTCCCCCCCTGTCTCCTCCTTCTGTTCTCTGTCCCTGTACAGAACTGGCCTCCTGAGCCTGGCTCATGGCCAGAGCAGGACAGGACACACCCAGCCCTCTCAGGGTCCTCTCCCCACGGCCCCCCCTCTCCCATGCCTCTGGTGCCCCCTGCAGGCTGAGGGTGGGGCTGCAAGTGCCTGGGTCACCGGGACGGTAGGAAAGTGACACCGGAGCCAGGGGCCAGGCATTCCTGCTCATTTAAGTACAAACATCACAAAATGTAAACTGTGGACATGTCCCCTACAAGCAACGGTGTGTGAGTGTGCGGTGTCCCCCAAACCCAAGGGAGTGACATAAAATGGTGAGGGGCTGCTGGATCTCATGGCCTCCTCCAAAGGCAGGCCAGCTGTCAAGGACGGGGTGAGGGCACAGCTACTTGTGCCCCTGAGGACTCCTCTTCCTGGTGACATGCAAGTCCCCTGTGGCTTCACTTTGGGGATGATCTTTTGGGGTTGGAGAGACCCAAGGGAAAGGTCCCCAGAGCAGGACATTGCCACAGGCCAGCAGGGTAGGACAGGGCAAGAGCAGAGCAGAGGCCGGGGAAGGGGCCCAGGGCTCCCAGCCTGCTGCCCTTGAACCACCTCAAGATGCAGGTGGCATCCCAGAGTCCCCGCAGGAAACCTTCAGGGTGGGGCCCGGGCATTTGTGGGTTGTGAGCTCTGTGGGGGTTCAGGTGGGCCAGGAGGACCGAGGGCCGGGCACCCCAGGTCCCTGTCACAGGAACAGCCCCGGAGAGCTAGGCCCACTCACCTCCCTCAGGCCTGTGGCCATCTGTACCCCACCTTCCCAGCCCCCACAGCAGGCAGCGAGGGGCCGGGGCAGCTGGGTGGCCAGGAGCAGGCTGGCTGTGGTGGCCCCAGCTCTTCTCGGGAAGCCTTCGGTGAGCTTTGGGCCAGCTGGGCCCTGGGGACACCTGTTGTCCCCTGCAGGGGTGTAGATGCAGAAAACTCCCTGCCTGCTTCTGGGTGGCCTGTGGTGCTCTGGGGGACCGCTGAGGGCCAGTGACACACCATGGAGCTCCTAGGGAGGGGCTCACGTGCCAGCAGGGAACAGGCCAGGTCACTGACCCAAGTGGTTCACTGCAGTGAGGGCCTCCTGCTTCGGCCAATGGTTATGCCCAGCGCAGAGGACAGTGGTGGAAGGACTTCAGTCATGGGACAGTGGAGTGGTGAcatacaagtttgaagccagcctcagcaacttagcaagaccctgtcccaaaataggaaataaaaacgactgggggtgtggctcagaggtgaagcccctctgggttcagtccccaggacacaCGGGAATGGGGAAATGTGATGCAAGCTTCCGCTCCCAGGGACATCATTCCTGAGGGTGGAAGTCACTCACTGTGAGCTCTTTTGGTTTGATGAGAAAAGACCTGCATTTTAATCTCTCAGAAAGTGAATAAGCAACATCCACGTTCAGCATGTGGTCCAGCAATGTAAGCGTAGTACTTTGAAATACagagtgcctcaggaggctgaggcaggaggatagagcttcaaagccagcctcagcaacttagtgaggcccgaggcaactcagtgaggccttagggaactcagtgagatcctgtctctaaataaaatacaaaaagggctgggaatgtggctcagtggttaagtgcccctgggttcaatgcttggtaccaaaaagaaagaaaaaagaaaaagaaatgcatagaAAATATGAGCAAATAATCAAGAGAAGGAAGTTGGTTGtgggcagggagggtggggcGGGGTTTGCTCACTGTCAGGATCATTACTTTCCTGCTGTTTTATCTTTAACCATATGCACGGGATATTTTGccaatcatttaatattttgagtgAAAAGAATCAGGTCTCAGtaacaattttttattgttgctgaaaCAAATGACCACAAGCTTTATGTCCTCACACAAAACAATTTCTTAGGACACCACCCTGTGGGTCAGGCAGAACCGCCTTCAGGCTCCTCCAGGCTGTCGGGAGTGTCCTGCTCCTTGGCTGTCCCTGTTTCCCTGTGGTCTGTCAACCCTGAGCTGCCCTCAGTTCCTGCAGTCCTCTGGTCCCTGCAAGGAGGCCCCTGCCTCTCATAACCAGCAGTGGAGCGCCAGGTCCTTCTTGCCCTTGGAATCTCTTAgatgtttagtattttttttttcctcttccaccCTCATCTCTGATTCCTAGTCTGTATTTAAGGAGGAACCATGGACCCATTTGGGTATTCCAGGATGGGATCCCTGTCTGTATTGGCCCTTTcttcattactataatgaaatactcaAGGCAGACTGgccttataaagaaaaaaggtttacttAGGTTACAGTTCAGTGATTCAGGGCATGATgtagatgggcatggtggtgcacgtctgtcatcccagactcaggaggctgaggcaggatgatcacgactttgaggacagcctcaacatcttagagagaccctatctcaaaataaaaaagtccagTGATacagctcaggggtaaagcatcgCTGGGTTCGACCCCAGTACCAGTTAAGGGGAAGGCATGACACTGACATTACAACTCTAGCGAGGGCCTTCTTGGCCTTGTCACATCATGGTGGGTGTgcctgtgtgtgagagagtgcATCTCAAAACAGGAAGCCCGAGAAAAGGGGGGGTCCCATATCCCTTCTGAGGGCACACCCCCATGGACCTAGggacctcccattaggccccacctcttaaaggctccacgtCTCAATACCACCATCCTGGGGCCCAAGCACCCAACACGTCCAACCTTTGGTGGGGGTCACCattaaaccatatccaaaccgTGGTACTATCTGAAAGTCTGACAGTGAGGGAATTTCATTATATCCTCAAAGCTCCAGCATAGTAAGTAGATGGAATAAAGTTTGAATAACCAAGGGATAGGAATCTTTAAGGGACATCCTCAGAGTTCTGCCTATGAAGTGTGTCTCTATTGTGAAGCTTCTCGCCGGTCTCGCCGGTCCTTTGCTAATGTGAACTCTGACTCCCCAAGAGGTGATTTCCCCTTGTCAGGTGTCTCTTAGAATTAGGTTCAGTTGAACATGCCAGAAAACTCAAAATTCAACACTgggtaaaacaaaacagaaacgtATTCATTCACTCTCACACAGAACGAGACTGGAGGTTGGTCCTCTAAGACTGACTTGACAATACCAGAAAGCATCATGACCTACCTGTGACCTTCTCTTTCTAGTCTATCATCCTAAAGCAGTTTCTAACTTGAGATGGATTCAAGGAGGAAAATGGCTGCTGAGAGTCCAGCTGTCACATCTACATTCCATGCTGGGCTGCTATACCTCCAGGCCGAGGTATCTTTCTTGAAACAGCCTTCCCAGCAGTCAGCCCAGACCTTGAGCTTTTGTCTCCTTGGCCAGAACTTGGTGTTAACAGGGTTTCATGTGGTC
Encoded proteins:
- the LOC113178577 gene encoding prominin-2 isoform X2 encodes the protein MVRRFLSVVQLNPFPSELVKALLNEPSSLKVDEVVRYEAGYVVCAVTAGLYLVAVPTTGLCFCCCRCRRRCGGRVKTEHKAMACERGTLMAFLLLTTIILLAGVVCAFVTNQRTHEQMGPSVEAVPETLRSLRGLVSDVPGELETVAKQFSVPQEQVLKELDGIGESIGPTIHSQLRSTMYSVLASVHSLGQALQVSMDRLRALNSTLVELQEGQQQLVLALEKHRDRLLTLLQQPGCRKDCTDTQDRARALELAADFTQVPPVDNVLHRLKGVPEANFSNMVQEENTTFNSLPFLVAMQMELVIKDLKEAVAQKPEGMGTLAEAFPELEAAPRWSRALEELEENSRPYLQEAQRYETYRWTVGCVLCSAVLLVVACNLLGLSLGIWGLSAREDPSQSEAKDEAGARFLMVGVGFSFVFAAPLILLVFLTFLVGGNVQTLVCRSWESGELYQFADTPGNLPPSLNLSHLLGMRKNVSVLLTYQQCREGAALWKVLQLDDSYNLEKHLDLSQYTHNLQQNLQNFKPNVQNLELLSPEAHRDLEALQSSGLEKVNYQAFRVQIQSPVVKTDLEQLAQELQGLAQAQGNSSLGQQLRMEAHGLRDLYQEKVVPRQNLVLQTAGVLSHVADLERELPARAARILMNESACFLSRELSYFSQYLAWVREEVTQRIATCQPLSAALDNGRVILCDMVADPWNAFWFCLAWCTFFLIPSVVFAVKTSKYFRPIRKRLSSTSSEETQLFHIPRVTSLKL
- the LOC113178577 gene encoding prominin-2 isoform X1, whose translation is MRALGLLAPLLGLGLGLALSLPPRAATDCTSLGPSERLAFSPAARTRWLAPRVRAPGPLDPLYGMVRRFLSVVQLNPFPSELVKALLNEPSSLKVDEVVRYEAGYVVCAVTAGLYLVAVPTTGLCFCCCRCRRRCGGRVKTEHKAMACERGTLMAFLLLTTIILLAGVVCAFVTNQRTHEQMGPSVEAVPETLRSLRGLVSDVPGELETVAKQFSVPQEQVLKELDGIGESIGPTIHSQLRSTMYSVLASVHSLGQALQVSMDRLRALNSTLVELQEGQQQLVLALEKHRDRLLTLLQQPGCRKDCTDTQDRARALELAADFTQVPPVDNVLHRLKGVPEANFSNMVQEENTTFNSLPFLVAMQMELVIKDLKEAVAQKPEGMGTLAEAFPELEAAPRWSRALEELEENSRPYLQEAQRYETYRWTVGCVLCSAVLLVVACNLLGLSLGIWGLSAREDPSQSEAKDEAGARFLMVGVGFSFVFAAPLILLVFLTFLVGGNVQTLVCRSWESGELYQFADTPGNLPPSLNLSHLLGMRKNVSVLLTYQQCREGAALWKVLQLDDSYNLEKHLDLSQYTHNLQQNLQNFKPNVQNLELLSPEAHRDLEALQSSGLEKVNYQAFRVQIQSPVVKTDLEQLAQELQGLAQAQGNSSLGQQLRMEAHGLRDLYQEKVVPRQNLVAQLNLSVRALESAAPRLQLQTAGVLSHVADLERELPARAARILMNESACFLSRELSYFSQYLAWVREEVTQRIATCQPLSAALDNGRVILCDMVADPWNAFWFCLAWCTFFLIPSVVFAVKTSKYFRPIRKRLSSTSSEETQLFHIPRVTSLKL
- the LOC113178577 gene encoding prominin-2 isoform X3, with product MRALGLLAPLLGLGLGLALSLPPRAATDCTSLGPSERLAFSPAARTRWLAPRVRAPGPLDPLYGMVRRFLSVVQLNPFPSELVKALLNEPSSLKVDEVVRYEAGYVVCAVTAGLYLVAVPTTGLCFCCCRCRRRCGGRVKTEHKAMACERGTLMAFLLLTTIILLAGVVCAFVTNQRTHEQMGPSVEAVPETLRSLRGLVSDVPGELETVAKQFSVPQEQVLKELDGIGESIGPTIHSQLRSTMYSVLASVHSLGQALQVSMDRLRALNSTLVELQEGQQQLVLALEKHRDRLLTLLQQPGCRKDCTDTQDRARALELAADFTQVPPVDNVLHRLKGVPEANFSNMVQEENTTFNSLPFLVAMQMELVIKDLKEAVAQKPEGMGTLAEAFPELEAAPRWSRALEELEENSRPYLQEAQRYETYRWTVGCVLCSAVLLVVACNLLGLSLGIWGLSAREDPSQSEAKDEAGARFLMVGVGFSFVFAAPLILLVFLTFLVGGNVQTLVCRSWESGELYQFADTPGNLPPSLNLSHLLGMRKNVSVLLTYQQCREGAALWKVLQLDDSYNLEKHLDLSQYTHNLQQNLQNFKPNVQNLELLSPEAHRDLEALQSSGLEKVNYQAFRVQIQSPVVKTDLEQLAQELQGLAQAQGNSSLGQQLRMEAHGLRDLYQEKVVPRQNLVAQLNLSVRALESAAPRLQVSGDCGEWLAAVLLPEGDRAEAPLPPAADCGRPEPRR